A genomic segment from Gadus morhua chromosome 4, gadMor3.0, whole genome shotgun sequence encodes:
- the lig4 gene encoding DNA ligase 4 has protein sequence MATTSSSSTPPPAPLSVAAQVPFLHLCTTLEKIQKCKLRPDKSRFLRDFMDSWRKFHDALHKGLPTADSFYPAMRLLVPSFERERVAYGIKENMLAKLFIDVLGLPKNGPEADKLLNYRAPTSAQGEAGDFASMAYFVLKKRCAGQQSLSVKEVNDFLDSVAANNASKQKERVRSSLLHLITQSSALELKWLIRMILKDMKLGISKETVLQAFHPDASELYNVSADLDKVCRTLHSPETSLSEACVAVFSAFKPMLAAVADVRQIERRMRHGVFFLETKLDGERMQLHKDGDVYKYFTRNAFEYTQQFGASPREGSLTPHVHGAFAPHVVSCILDGEMMAYHPTTEAFMQKGSKFDIKRLTDDSELQTCYCVFDVLLVNGRKFSKETLRTRDEALQTVFEPVKGRIHLVAKTEAQTTQEVVNALNDAIDQREEGIMVKDPQSQYKPDKRGEGWLKLKPEYVDGLMDELDLLIVGGYWGKGRRGGMMSHFLCAVAQAPSPGEQPSVFHTLCRIGSGYTMQELYELGLKLAKHWKVYRKNDPPPSILCGTERPEVYIEPRHSVIVQVKAAEIVGSDMYKTNCTLRFPRIERIRDDKEWHQCMTLSELDRFRHRASGKLASRHLQLDGDGGGGGGSDGQPDKKKKRKAAAAAAKPRRVVGLLDHFRPQDLSAVTKETDMFEEVEFCVLNGSEEDPKAELEKGVARCGGVVVQNPGPDTYCVIAGVENMRVRNLTLADTHDVVRADWLRACLDGGRVVPWQPRHMIHMTPATREHFAKEYDAHGDSYFADTDERQLREVFARIGEGAEPVDPGQVEERYGWTDLPSSMFRQCRVYVDRHADLGRPDPKAAAGAEAAGYPTLCLETRELELRYHGATVVGELEEGVSHVLVAEEARLLDLRTLRRLFKKKFKIVREAWVRESVEAGFLQDDGEYLV, from the exons ATGGCgacgacctcctcctccagcacccccccgcccgcccctctctctgtggCGGCCCAGGTGCCCTTCCTCCACCTGTGCACCACCTTGGAGAAGATCCAGAAATGCAAACTGCGCCCGGACAAGTCCAGGTTCCTCCGGGACTTCATGGATTCTTGGCGTAAGTTCCACGACGCCCTCCACAAGGGCCTGCCCACCGCGGACTCCTTCTACCCGGCCATGCGCCTCCTGGTTCCCTCCTTCGAGCGGGAGCGGGTGGCCTACGGCATCAAGGAGAACATGCTGGCCAAGCTCTTCATCGACGTGCTGGGCCTCCCCAAGAACGGCCCAGAGGCCGACAAGCTGCTGAACTACCGCGCCCCCACCTCCGCCCAGGGCGAGGCGGGGGACTTTGCCAGCATGGCCTACTTCGTCCTGAAGAAGCGCTGCGCCGGTCAGCAGAGCCTGTCCGTCAAGGAGGTCAACGACTTCCTGGACTCGGTGGCGGCCAACAACGCCAGCAAGCAGAAGGAGCGCGTGCGGAGCAGCCTGCTCCACCTCATCACGCAGAGCTCGGCGCTGGAGCTGAAGTGGCTGATCCGCATGATCCTGAAGGACATGAAGCTGGGCATCAGCAAGGAGACGGTGCTGCAGGCCTTCCACCCCGACGCCAGCGAGCTGTACAACGTCAGCGCCGACCTGGACAAGGTGTGCCGCACGCTGCACAGCCCCGAGACGTCGCTCAGCGAGGCGTGCGTGGCCGTCTTCTCGGCCTTCAAGCCCATGCTGGCGGCGGTGGCCGACGTGCGGCAGATCGAGCGGCGCATGCGCCACGGCGTGTTCTTCCTCGAGACCAAGCTGGACGGCGAGCGCATGCAGCTGCACAAGGACGGCGACGTGTACAAGTACTTCACGCGCAACGCCTTCGAGTACACGCAGCAGTTCGGCGCCTCGCCGCGGGAGGGCTCGCTGACGCCGCACGTGCACGGGGCGTTCGCGCCGCACGTGGTCAGCTGCATCCTGGACGGCGAGATGATGGCGTACCACCCGACCACGGAGGCCTTCATGCAGAAGGGCAGCAAGTTCGACATCAAGCGGCTGACGGACGACTCGGAGCTGCAGACGTGCTACTGCGTGTTCGACGTGCTGCTGGTGAACGGCCGCAAGTTCAGCAAGGAGACGCTGCGGACGCGGGACGAGGCGCTGCAGACGGTGTTCGAGCCCGTCAAGGGCCGGATCCACCTGGTGGCCAAGACGGAGGCCCAGACCACGCAGGAGGTGGTCAACGCCCTCAACGACGCCATCGACCAGCGCGAGGAGGGCATCATGGTGAAGGACCCGCAGTCGCAATACAAGCCCGACAAGCGAGGCGAGGGCTGGCTGAAGCTGAAGCCCGAGTATGTGGACGGCCTGATGGATGAGCTGGACCTGCTGATCGTGGGCGGCTACTGGGGCAAGGGGCGCCGCGGCGGCATGATGTCCCACTTCCTGTGCGCCGTGGCCCAGGCGCCCTCACCCGGCGAGCAGCCCAGCGTCTTCCACACGCTCTGCCGCATCGGCTCGGGGTACACCATGCAGGAGCTGTACGAGCTGGGCCTCAAGCTGGCCAAGCACTGGAAG GTGTACCGCAAGAACGACCCGCCCCCCTCCATCCTGTGCGGCACGGAGCGTCCCGAGGTCTACATTGAGCCGCGCCACTCGGTCATCGTGCAGGTGAAGGCGGCGGAGATCGTGGGCAGCGACATGTACAAGACCAACTGCACGCTGCGCTTCCCCCGCATCGAGAGGATCCGCGACGACAAGGAGTGGCACCAGTGCATGACGCTGTCGGAGCTGGACCGCTTCCGCCACCGCGCCTCGGGGAAGCTGGCGTCGCGGCACCTGCAGCTGGACggggacggcggcggcggcggcggcagcgacGGGCAGCcggacaagaagaagaagaggaaggcggcggcggcggcggccaagCCTCGCAGGGTGGTGGGGCTCCTCGACCACTTCAGGCCCCAGGACCTGTCGGCGGTCACCAAGGAGACGGATATGTTCGAGGAGGTGGAGTTCTGCGTGCTGAACGGCAGCGAGGAGGACCCCAAGGCCGAGCTGGAGAAGGGCGTGGCCAG GTGCGGCGGTGTGGTCGTCCAGAACCCGGGCCCCGACACCTACTGTGTGATCGCCGGCGTGGAGAACATGCGCGTGCGCAACCTGACGCTGGCCGACACCCACGACGTGGTGCGCGCCGACTGGCTCCGCGCCTGCCTGGACGGCGGGCGCGTGGTGCCGTGGCAACCGCGCCACATGATCCACATGACACCGGCCACGCGCGAACACTTCGCCAAGGAGTACGACGCGCACGGCGACAGCTACTTCGCCGACACGGACGAGCGGCAGCTGCGCGAGGTGTTCGCCCGCAtcggcgagggggcggagcctgtgGACCcggggcaggtggaggagcgCTACGGGTGGACGGACCTCCCCTCTAGCATGTTCCGCCAGTGCCGGGTGTACGTGGACCGTCATGCCGACCTAGGACGGCCCGACCCAAAGGCGGCGGCGGGCGCAGAGGCGGCGGGCTACCCAACGCTCTGCCTGGAGACCAGGGAGCTGGAGCTGCGTTACCACGGCGCCACGGTGGTGGGCGAGCTGGAGGAGGGCGTGTCCCACGTGCTGGTCGCCGAGGAGGCCAGGCTGCTGGACCTCCGGACGCTGAGGCGGCTGTTCAAGAAGAAGTTTAAGATCGTGAGGGAGGCGTGGGTGAGGGAGTCGGTGGAGGCGGGCTTCCTTCAGGACGACGGGGAGTATCTGGTGTGA